The Chaetodon trifascialis isolate fChaTrf1 chromosome 16, fChaTrf1.hap1, whole genome shotgun sequence genome includes a region encoding these proteins:
- the fdxacb1 gene encoding ferredoxin-fold anticodon-binding domain-containing protein 1: MSPSRSILLVGEGNFSFSAWVSQFCSETETSITATCFQHQEEALRHEGAATNIQIIKDSGGAVLFEVDCRKLGECAPLQDRVFDRVVFNFPHCGRKSGVKKNRELLKKFFLSCVEVLAEDGEVHVSLCNGQGGTPVDNPKREWHNSWQVASMAAEAHLLLTDVRPFESEKYQSYKCTGYRSQDKGFHVENALLHVFTRSLPYTSAQILKVEEAVEGEKVQYNIPAELSDYMFRGFLCSGSVHPVRLVQDFLLEGLGEKSSVSMTTETFPFLLTAKQLQAHCCDVNGTHCYWIHLLQKDLNSDAHTLTDKAKEPLAVLESQGRTDAPDAPSATRVTSNKVDRVRSNGAESLRSACSLDIDPEGENCLYALRPSLLPQMEGLLSKKEELTVRGSNESVEIEGQKNEGSCGGCNGVTSSLLGISGVVFRNVSISLWALPSFHELLLRGVFPSECKPIKFLGQRLETLLTPYGVSLVTEQGGLRLMAQPMGLVGRVFAGTACDNMSHVSVTVSLNLDLLAVLLFSLPDWRLLWSHDPRFLKEFSLRPSPGEPFHPFSLFPEHISFDISFWTGPTWEERKFHAVIREASCGTVEQVKLIDAFSHPDLSQTSYCYRLTYHTHTHALSHTRALQFHKHLESLLSSRLQVTIR; this comes from the exons ATGTCTCCTTCGCGGTCCATACTGTTGGTGGGAGAAGGGAACTTCTCATTTTCTGCCTGGGTGAGCCAGTTCTGCTCTGAAACAGAGACCAGCATCACGGCCACTTGCTTCCAGCATCAGGAGGAGGCACTGCGGCACGAAGGCGCAGCCACTAACATTCAGATCATCAAGGACTCGG GTGGAGCGGTGCTTTTCGAGGTGGACTGCAGAAAGCTGGGGGAATGCGCCCCTCTCCAGGACCGAGTGTTTGACCGTGTGGTGTTTAACTTCCCTCACTGCGGCAGAAAGAGTGGCGTTAAAAAGAACAGAGAACTTCTTAAAAAGTTCTTCCTCAG TTGTGTTGAGGTGTTGGCTGAAGACGGGGAGGTTCATGTTTCCTTGTGCAACGGGCAGGGTGGGACACCAGTGGACAACCCCAAACGAGAGTGGCACAACAGCTGGCAGGTGGCCTCAATGGCAGCAGAAGCACACCTACTCCTTACGGACGTCCGTCCTTTTGAAAGTGAGAAATACCAGAGCTACAAGTGCACTGGATACAG GAGCCAGGATAAGGGCTTTCATGTGGAGAATGCTTTGCTCCATGTGTTCACTCGCAGCCTCCCTTACACCTCTGCTCAGATACTTAAAGTGGAAGAGGCTGTTGAAGGAGAGAAAGTCCAGTACAATATACCAGCCGAGCTCAGTGATTACATGTTCAG GGGATTTCTCTGCTCAGGGTCTGTCCACCCTGTCAGGTTGGTACAAGATTTTCTTCTTGAAGGACTGGGAGAAAAGTCGTCTGTCTCCATGACGACAGAGACCTTTCCCTTCCTCCTCACGGCCAAACAGCTGCAGGCGCACTGCTGTGATGTCAACGGTACACACTGCTACTGGATCCACCTCCTTCAGAAAGACCTCAACTCTGACGCTCACACCCTTACAGACAAAGCGAAAGAGCCGTTGGCGGTTTTGGAGAGTCAGGGACGCACAGACGCACCAGATGCTCCATCAGCTACACGTGTTACTTCAAATAAAGTTGACAGGGTGAGGAGCAATGGGGCTGAGAGCTTAAGGTCTGCATGCTCCCTTGATATTGATCCTGAAGGGGAAAACTGTCTTTATGCGCTGCGTCCATCGCTGCTCCCGCAAATGGAAGGGCTTCTAAGTAAAAAAGAAGAATTGACAGTGCGGGGGAGTAATGAAAGTGTTGAGATTGAAGGACAGAAGAATGAGGGGTCTTGTGGTGGCTGTAATGGTGTTACCAGCTCATTATTGGGCATTAGTGGTGTAGTGTTCAGAAATGTGTCCATCAGCCTCTGGGCTCTGCCTTCCTTTCATGAGCTTCTCCTCAGAGGTGTTTTCCCCTCAGAATGTAAGCCCATAAAATTTCTTGGACAAAGGCTGGAAACGCTGCTCACTCCCTATGGGGTCTCCCTGGTCACAGAACAGGGAGGCCTGCGTCTGATGGCGCAACCAATGGGTTTGGTTGGAAGGGTGTTTGCAGGCACTGCGTGCGACAACATGAGCCAcgtcagtgtcactgtgtctCTAAATTTGGACCTCCTCGCCGTGCTCCTGTTCTCACTCCCTGACTGGCGGCTGCTGTGGTCACATGACCCACGTTTTTTAAAAGAGTTTAGTCTCCGCCCATCACCAGGGGAACCTTTCCACCCATTCTCCCTGTTCCCTGAGCACATCAGCTTTGACATCAGCTTCTGGACAGGGCCGAcgtgggaggagaggaagttCCACGCTGTGATCAGAGAGGCCAGTTGTGGCACCGTGGAGCAAGTTAAACTCATCGACGCATTCTCACACCCTGACCTGAGCCAGACCAGTTACTGCTACAGACTTACctaccacacacatacacacgcttTGTCACACACACGAGCCCTCCAGTTTCATAAGCACCTGGAATCCTTACTGTCGTCTCGGCTGCAAGTCACCATCAGGTAA
- the LOC139344459 gene encoding mitochondrial import receptor subunit TOM40B isoform X1: protein MGSVLALSSGPGHQNWPFSTDPTPSRWDAHPAHWDSPPRWERRDGRLPNPGSFHSLHRSCKDVFPQQIEGVKMILNKTLSSFFKVSHALHLSAVSPSYYRFHVEHLQSDDYSKDKDAPALIGEMDSSGSLNAHALLHLTERVRARTVLQTQQSQFVTWQFETEYRGNDFTAAVTVANPDVLRESVILVAHFLQSVSSGLVLGGELVYHRGRAEEGGILTLAGQYSRPNWVATLNAGKGGAHASYYHRANKQIQVGVEFEASTRTQETTTSFGYQMELPEANMVFRGMINSRCIIGGVLEKRLTPLPATLIMGAFVNHRGDKLQVGLGVNVG, encoded by the exons ATGGGCAGCGTTCTAGCTTTGTCTTCCGGTCCAGGCCATCAGAACTGGCCTTTCTCTACGGACCCTACTCCCTCTCGTTGGGACGCACATCCTGCTCATTGGGACAGTCCACCACGctgggagaggagagatggcCGCCTACCCAACCCAGGCAGCTTCCACTCTCTCCACAGGAGCTGTAAAG atgtgTTTCCTCAGCAGATTGAAGGAGTCAAGATGATCCTCAATAAAACCCTGAGCAGCTTCTTCAAG GTCAGTCAcgctctccacctcagtgctGTTAGTCCTTCATACTATCGATTCCACGTGGAGCATCTGCAGTCGGATGATTACAGCAAGGACAAG GATGCCCCAGCATTGATCGGTGAGATGGACTCTTCAGGTAGTCTGAACGCTCACGCTCTGCTGCATCTCACTGAGCGTGTGCGAGCCAGAACAGTGCTCCAG ACCCAGCAGTCCCAGTTTGTAACGTGGCAGTTTGAAACAGAGTACAGAGGGAACGACTTCACCGCTGCTGTGACAGTAGCCAACCCAGACGTCCTTAGAGAGTCAG TCATCCTTGTGGCACACTTCCTGCAGAGCGTGTCTTCTGGGCTGGTGTTAGGAGGGGAGCTGGTCTATCATCGGGGccgagcagaggaaggaggaattCTTACTCTGGCTGGACAGTACTCAA GACCAAACTGGGTGGCGACGCTGAATGCTGGGAAAGGAGGTGCCCATGCTAGCTACTATCACAGAGCCAACAAACAG ATCCAAGTTGGGGTTGAGTTTGAAGCCAGCACCAGGACGCAGGAGACCACAACCTCATTTGGGTACCAGATGGAACTCCCAGAGGCCAACATGGTGTTTCGAG gAATGATAAACAGTCGGTGCATAATCGGAGGCGTGCTGGAGAAGCGTCTGACTCCGCTCCCTGCCACCTTGATCATGGGTGCCTTTGTAAATCACAGAGGGGACAAGCTGCAGGTGGGCCTTGGCGTCAACGTGGGATAA
- the LOC139344459 gene encoding mitochondrial import receptor subunit TOM40B isoform X2, which produces MGSVLALSSGPGHQNWPFSTDPTPSRWDAHPAHWDSPPRWERRDGRLPNPGSFHSLHRSCKDVFPQQIEGVKMILNKTLSSFFKVSHALHLSAVSPSYYRFHVEHLQSDDYSKDKDAPALIGEMDSSGSLNAHALLHLTERVRARTVLQTQQSQFVTWQFETEYRGNDFTAAVTVANPDVLRESVILVAHFLQSVSSGLVLGGELVYHRGRAEEGGILTLAGQYSRPNWVATLNAGKGGAHASYYHRANKQIQVGVEFEASTRTQETTTSFGYQMELPEANMVFRGNFLSWSVETVKKTYSK; this is translated from the exons ATGGGCAGCGTTCTAGCTTTGTCTTCCGGTCCAGGCCATCAGAACTGGCCTTTCTCTACGGACCCTACTCCCTCTCGTTGGGACGCACATCCTGCTCATTGGGACAGTCCACCACGctgggagaggagagatggcCGCCTACCCAACCCAGGCAGCTTCCACTCTCTCCACAGGAGCTGTAAAG atgtgTTTCCTCAGCAGATTGAAGGAGTCAAGATGATCCTCAATAAAACCCTGAGCAGCTTCTTCAAG GTCAGTCAcgctctccacctcagtgctGTTAGTCCTTCATACTATCGATTCCACGTGGAGCATCTGCAGTCGGATGATTACAGCAAGGACAAG GATGCCCCAGCATTGATCGGTGAGATGGACTCTTCAGGTAGTCTGAACGCTCACGCTCTGCTGCATCTCACTGAGCGTGTGCGAGCCAGAACAGTGCTCCAG ACCCAGCAGTCCCAGTTTGTAACGTGGCAGTTTGAAACAGAGTACAGAGGGAACGACTTCACCGCTGCTGTGACAGTAGCCAACCCAGACGTCCTTAGAGAGTCAG TCATCCTTGTGGCACACTTCCTGCAGAGCGTGTCTTCTGGGCTGGTGTTAGGAGGGGAGCTGGTCTATCATCGGGGccgagcagaggaaggaggaattCTTACTCTGGCTGGACAGTACTCAA GACCAAACTGGGTGGCGACGCTGAATGCTGGGAAAGGAGGTGCCCATGCTAGCTACTATCACAGAGCCAACAAACAG ATCCAAGTTGGGGTTGAGTTTGAAGCCAGCACCAGGACGCAGGAGACCACAACCTCATTTGGGTACCAGATGGAACTCCCAGAGGCCAACATGGTGTTTCGAGGTAACTTTCTTTCTTGGTCAGTGGAAACTGTGAAGAAAACATACAGCAAgtga